The sequence below is a genomic window from Pseudomonas cremoricolorata.
TGGTAGGCTGAGATCTTAGGCAAATCCGGGATCTCAAGGCCGAGAGCTGATGACGAGTTGCCTTTAGGCGACGAAGTGGTTGATGCCATGCTTCCAAGAAAAGCTCCTAAGCTTCAGACAATCGGGAACCGTACCCCAAACCGACACAGGTGGTTGGGTAGAGAATACCAAGGCGCTTGAGAGAACTCGGGTGAAGGAACTAGGCAAAATGGCACCGTAACTTCGGGAGAAGGTGCGCCGGTGAGGGTGAAGGACTTGCTCCGTAAGCTCATGCCGGTCGAAGATACCAGGCCGCTGCGACTGTTTATTAAAAACACAGCACTCTGCAAACACGAAAGTGGACGTATAGGGTGTGACGCCTGCCCGGTGCCGGAAGGTTAATTGATGGGGTTAGCGCAAGCGAAGCTCTTGATCGAAGCCCCGGTAAACGGCGGCCGTAACTATAACGGTCCTAAGGTAGCGAAATTCCTTGTCGGGTAAGTTCCGACCTGCACGAATGGCGTAACGATGGCGGCGCTGTCTCCACCCGAGACTCAGTGAAATTGAAATCGCTGTGAAGATGCAGTGTATCCGCGGCTAGACGGAAAGACCCCGTGAACCTTTACTATAGCTTTGCACTGGACTTTGAATTTGCTTGTGTAGGATAGGTGGGAGGCTTTGAAGTGGGGACGCCAGTTCTCATGGAGCCATCCTTGAAATACCACCCTGGCAACTTTGAGGTTCTAACTCAGGTCCGTCATCCGGATCGAGGACAGTGTATGGTGGGTAGTTTGACTGGGGCGGTCTCCTCCCAAAGAGTAACGGAGGAGTACGAAGGTGCGCTCAGACCGGTCGGAAATCGGTCGTAGAGTATAAAGGCAAAAGCGCGCTTGACTGCGAGACCCACACGTCGAGCAGGTACGAAAGTAGGTCTTAGTGATCCGGTGGTTCTGTATGGAAGGGCCATCGCTCAACGGATAAAAGGTACTCCGGGGATAACAGGCTGATACCGCCCAAGAGTTCATATCGACGGCGGTGTTTGGCACCTCGATGTCGGCTCATCACATCCTGGGGCTGAAGCCGGTCCCAAGGGTATGGCTGTTCGCCATTTAAAGTGGTACGCGAGCTGGGTTTAGAACGTCGTGAGACAGTTCGGTCCCTATCTGCCGTGGACGTTTGAGATTTGAGAGGGGCTGCTCCTAGTACGAGAGGACCGGAGTGGACGAACCTCTGGTGTTCCGGTTGTCACGCCAGTGGCATTGCCGGGTAGCTATGTTCGGAAGAGATAACCGCTGAAAGCATCTAAGCGGGAAACTTGCCTCAAGATGAGATCTCACTGGGATCTTGAATCCCCTGAAGGGCCGTCGAAGACTACGACGTTGATAGGTGGGGTGTGTAAGCGCTGTGAGGCGTTGAGCTAACCCATACTAATTGCCCGTGAGGCTTGACCATATAACACCCAAGCAATCTGCAACGCAGATTGTGGTGGTGAAGACGCTGAAACCGAAAATTCGCAGCTCACAGACATCACATATCCGAATTCGCTGGCACGTTCTCAGAACGCACCGGCTACCGAATTTCTTGACGACCATAGAGCATTGGAACCACCTGATCCCATCCCGAACTCAGCAGTGAAACGATGCATCGCCGATGGTAGTGTGGGGTTTCCCCATGTGAGAGTAGGTCATCGTCAAGATTCATTTCGCAAAACCCCTATCTGCGCGAGCAGGTAGGGGTTTTGTCTTTTCTGGATGTCGGAAAAAGCGTCATCGTCTGATGGAGCTTGCTCGCAGTTCTAGGCAATCAACCGGGGCGTGGCTATCATGCGACCCTCATTTCAAATCGAGACTGGCATGCTGAAGTTGTTGAGCCTTCTTAGGGACGGCCGTTTCCATTCCGGTGAAGATCTGGGTACAGCCCTGGGTATCAGCCGGAGCGCCGTCTGGAAGCAGCTGCAGAATCTGGAAAGCGAGTTGAACCTGACGATCTACAAAGTGCGTGGCCGGGGGTACAAGCTTTCCGAGCCTCTGCATCTACTGGATGCACAGGTGATCTTAAGCGATGCTTCGCATGCCCCCTGGCCTGTGTTTGTCCACGAAGAAATCGACTCCACCAATGCTGAAGGGCTCAGAATGGCCGCACAAGGCCAGCCGACCCCTTTCGTGGTATTGGCAGAGCGCCAGAGCGCTGGTCGCGGTCGCCGTGGGCGGCAGTGGATCAGTCCGTTCGCCGAGAACCTCTACTACAGTGCAGTTTTGCGCATAGAGGGCGGGATGCGCCAGCTGGAGGGGCTCAGCCTGGTCGTCGGGCTGGTGGTGATGCGCGTGTTGAGCAACCTGAACGTCAAGCATGTTGGTCTCAAGTGGCCGAACGATGTATTGGTTGCTGATCGAAAGGTGGCAGGTATTCTCCTGGAGTTGGTGGGTGATCCGGCCGATGTATGCCACGTGGTGCTGGGTATTGGCGTGAATGTCAACATGCAGAGCACCGACCAGGTGGATCAGCCTTGGACGTCCATGCGCTGCGAGACGGGTGCTCTGGTTGATCGCAACCATTTGGTGGCAATGCTGAGCGGTGAGCTTGAACGTGAGCTCAAGAGGCATCAAACGCATGGATTTGCCGCCTTCCAGGTCGAATGGGAGCAGGCCCACCTCTGGCAGGGGCGTAGCGTGTCGCTGATTGCCGGCGCCAGCCGAGTCGATGGGGTCGTGAAAGGTGTGGATGTTCACGGTGGCCTGCGTCTGGACATCGACGGCAAGGAAAAGAGCTTCAGCGGTGGCGAGCTCAGTCTGAGGTTGCGTGATGATTCTTGAGCTCGATTGCGGTAACAGCTTCATAAAATGGCGAGTGATCTTCGCTGCAGATGCCTGCGTCGTGGCGGGGGGCATCGTTGACTCTGATCAAGCCCTGCTCGATGCCATACGGAGTGTGACGGCTCTGCATCTGTCGGCTTGTCGAATGGTCAGCGTCCGCAGTGAGGACGAAACGGCCTCGCTTTGCGCCCAACTCGAAAGGGCGTTCGGTATCACTGCTCTGGTGGCTGAGCCTGCTCGAGAAATGGCCGGCGTGCGCAATGGCTATGATGACTACCAGCGCCTGGGTATGGATCGCTGGCTTGCAGCACTCGGGGGCTATCATCTGGCCGGTGGAGCGTGCCTGGTCATCGACTTCGGTACCGCTGCCAAGGCCGACTTCGTGGCGGCGGACGGCCAGCACCTGGGCGGTTACATTTGTCCGGGTATGCCGTTGATGCGTACCCAGCTGCGCACGCACACTCGGCGTATTCGTTACGACGATGCCTCCGCGGAACGCGCCCTTGCGAGTCTGGAGCCCGGCCGCTCGACCGTTGAAGCTGTGGAGCGGGGGTGTGTGATGATGTTGCAAGGGTTTGCTCGTTCACAAATCGAACAGGCCCAGGCGCTGTGGGGGGATGATTACACCCTGTTCCTCACGGGAGGGGATGCTCCTCTGGTGAGAAGTGCAGCGCCGCAGGGACGGATAGTGCCTGACTTGGTATTTGTGGGCCTGGCGATGGCCTGCCCGTTGAATTGAGGTGCCTATGCGCTGGCTGTTCTTGCTTTTGGTCGTGCTCAATATCTGTTACTTCGCCTGGCGCCAGCAGGAGGCGCCTCTGAAGATCAAGGATGTGACGCCGCTCTCCCTATACAAGGGCGGGCAGCAAGAGATCCGCCTGGTGCGCGAAACGGGGACATCGCTGCCAGCGGTGCGTCGTGATGAGTGCCTGGTGCTGGGCGGGTTGAGTTCGAACGACCGAATCCAGCAACTTCGCCAGCGGCTGGTCAGCCTTGATATATCCAGCCAGACGATCCCTGGACAGTTGCCTGGGGCTGAGGGCCGTTGGCTGAAAATCGATCCTCAGAGCGAGCGCCTGTTGGATCAGTCGGTGCTGCAAAGTCTTTCCAAGGATTTCAAAGACTTGAAGCATAAAATTATTTTATGCGAAGGGGTTGCAACGGCTGAATAGCTTGATAGAATGGCGCCCGCTTCGCAGGGAACACCACCCAGTGGTTGAACTGCAAGTCGCTGTCGAATGAGCTAACCTCAGGATTTAAATGAGAAAAAGCTTGACAGCAGGACGGCAAGAGTTGAAAATGCCGCCCACGCTCAGGAGGGGTTCCCGAGCGGCCAAAGGGATCAGACTGTAAATCTGACGTCTTCGACTTCGAAGGTTCGAATCCTTCCCCCTCCACCATTTTGCGAGAGCTGCAAGCTCCGCGGGTATAGTTTAGTGGTAGAACCTCAGCCTTCCAAGCTGATGATGCGGGTTCGATTCCCGCTACCCGCTCCAAGTTTGTTGTTTTCAATGTGTACTGCTCTTGTAGCTCAGTTGGTAGAGCACACCCTTGGTAAGGGTGAGGTCAGCGGTTCAAGTCCGCTCAAGAGCTCCATATAAACAAAGGCAGATATGAAAATATCTGCCTTTGTTCTGTCAGGAACGCCTGTTTGCTTTCTGGCGGATAGCGGATTGGTCACGGTTCAATGGGTCTGGTCGTGGTGTCACGCCGGGCGAATAGCTTGAACAAGTGGTTGATTTCTCAAGGTCGGGTCTGCATAATGCGCGGCCTGATACAGCGTTAAAGGTCAGTAGCTCAATTGGCAGAGCGACGGTCTCCAAAACCGTAGGTTGGGGGTTCGATTCCCTCCTGACCTGCCATTCACCTCGGTGTGATTGGCTTTCTTCTTACAGGATCTTCCTCGATGACCCCCAAAACTGAAGCCCAAGAAACACGTTTCGATCTGTTCAAGTGGCTGGCTGTTGTGGCTTTGGTGGTCGTGGGTGTGGTGGGTAACCAGTATTACTCGGCGGCACCTATCCTGTATCGCGTTCTTGCACTGCTTGCCCTGGCTGCTGTCGCTGGCTTCATCGCCCTGCAGACTGCGAAGGGTAGGTCGTTCTTTACGCTGGCGAAGGAAGCTCGTGCCGAGATTCGTAAAGTCGTGTGGCCGACCCGCCAAGAAACCATGCAGACCACGCTGATTGTCGTGGTCGTCGTTCTGGTGATGGCGTTGCTGTTGTGGGGGCTTGATTCCCTGCTCGGTTGGTTGGTTTCCTTGATTGTTGGCTAAGGGTGTCCCGTGGCTAAGCGTTGGTACGTTGTGCATGCTTACTCGGGTTACGAGAAGCATGTAATGCGCTCCCTGATTGAGCGCGTCAAGCTTGCTGGCATCGAAGACGTGTTCGGCGAAATCCTGGTTCCGACCGAGGAAGTCGTCGAGATGCGCAACGGTCAGAAGCGTAAGAGCGAGCGTAAGTTCTTCCCGGGCTATGTTCTGGTCCAGATGGAGATGAACGAAGAGACTTGGCACCTTGTCAAGGACACGCCGCGCGTCATGGGCTTCATCGGTGGTACTGCAGATAAGCCTGCACCTATCACTGATAAAGAAGCTGAAGCCATTCTGCGTCGCGTCGCTGATGGTTCGGCCAAGCCGAAACCCAAGACGCTGTTTGAGCCAGGTGAAACGGTTCGCGTTATCGACGGTCCGTTCGCTGACTTCAACGGTGCAGTAGAAGAAGTGAATTACGAAAAGAGCCGTCTGCAGGTCGCAGTGCTCATTTTCGGTCGCTCCACCCCGGTGGAGCTCGAGTTCAGCCAGGTCGAGAAGGTCTAGCGGAACGCAGCATCCCATACCCCGCAGCCTGCGTGCTGCGGGGTTTTGTCGTCACTGGGATAAAACGCAAGTCATCCGGGGAGCCATCAGGCGTTCGTACCCGATTTTGGAGTAGCTCATGGCTAAGAAGATTCAGGCTTACATCAAGCTGCAAGTTAAGGCCGGCCAGGCCAACCCAAGCCCACCCGTCGGTCCTGCACTGGGCCAACACGGCGTGAACATCATGGAGTTCTGCAAGGCCTTCAACGCCCGTACTCAGGGTCAAGAAGCCGGTCTGCCAACTCCTGTGATCATCACTGTCTACAGCGACCGTAGCTTCACCTTCGAGACCAAGAGCACCCCTGCCTCGGTTCTGCTGAAGAAAGCTGCTGGCCTGGCCAGTGGTTCGGCTCGTCCGAACACCGTCAAGGTTGGTACCGTTACCCGCGCTCAGCTGGAAGAAATCGCCAAGACCAAACAGGCCGATCTGACTTCTGCTGACCTGGACGCAGCTGTACGCACCATCGCTGGCTCTGCCCGCAGCATGGGCTTGAACGTGGAGGGTGTGTAATGGCTAAGCTGACCAAGCGCCAAAAGGCTATCGCCGAGAAGATCGAAGCAGGCAAGGCCTACAACTTCGAAGAAGCAGCAACCCTGCTCGCTTCGTTGCCGGCTGCCAAGTTCGTCGAGTCGTTCGATATCGCCGTCAACCTCGGTGTTGACCCGCGTAAATCCGACCAGGTCGTTCGCAGTGCTACCGTACTGCCGCACGGTACTGGCAAGACCGTTCGCGTGGCTGTCTTCACCCAGGGTCCTGCTGCTGAAGCCGCTCTGGCTGCTGGCGCTGACCGTGTAGGTATGGACGATCTGGCTGCCGAAATGAAAGGCGGCGACCTGAACTACGACGTCGTGATCGCATCGCCTGATGCCATGCGCGTTGTCGGTCAACTGGGTCAGGTTCTGGGTCCTCGCGGCCTGATGCCTAACCCGAAAGTGGGTACCGTGACCCCAGACGTAGCCGGCGCCGTCAAGAACGCCAAGGCTGGTCAGGTTCGCTACCGTACCGACAAGAACGGTATCATCCACACCTCCGTTGGCAAGATCGGCTTTGAAGCTGGCAAGCTGAAGGAAAACGTTGAAGCCCTGATCGCTGATCTGAAGCGTATCAAGCCGGCTTCCTCGAAAGGTATCTACGTCAAGCGCGTTACCCTGAGCACCACCATGGGCCCAGGTCTGGTCATCGACCAGAGCTCGCTGGACGTATAAGAAACATCACCCGTGCGGCGAGTCTGCACGGGTTGGAAGAGATTGGGGTCCCTGCCTGGCGGGGGCTGTCCAAGACCGTAGGCGACGCAAGTCTTAAACCTCCAGCCTACGCAGATGGTGCTCCCGGTTCGTTATCGAATCAGACACCAAAACGACATCCGGCCTCGGCCAGATGAAACGGTTAAAACCAGGAGTAAACCCGTGGCAATTAAACTCGAAGACAAGAAGGCCATCGTCGCTGAAGTCAACGAGGCTGCCAAAGTCGCTCTGTCTGCTGTTGTGGCTGATGCCCGTGGCGTGACTGTAAGCGCAATGACCGGACTCCGTAAAGAGGCCCGTGAGGCTGGTGTTTATGTGCGTGTCGTACGTAACACCCTGCTCAAGCGCGCTGTTGCCGATACTGAATTCAGTATCCTCAACGACGCCTTCACTGGCCCTACCCTGATTGCGTTCTCCAACGAACACCCGGGCGCTGCTGCTCGTCTGTTCAAAGAGTTCGCCAAGGGTCAGGAAAAGTTCGAGATCAAGGCAGCTGCGTTTGACGGCAATTTCATTGCCGCCAACCAGATCGACGTGCTGGCTACCTTGCCGACCCGTGACGAAGCTATCGCGAAGCTGATGAGCGTGATTCAAGGCGCTACCAGCAAGCTGGCTCGTACTCTGGCGGCCGTTCGCGACCAGAAAGAAGCTGCTGCTGCCTAAGGCTGCGCACTGTCTTTCAAAATCATACGTTTAATTTGATGGCTGCGTAGGCTGCCACCCCAATACAGGATTCAAGTCATGTCCCTGACTAACGAGCAAATCATCGAAGCAATCGGCCAGAAAACCGTTCTGGAAGTTGTTGAGCTGATCAAAGCCATGGAAGAAACCTTCGGCGTTACCGCTGCCGTTGCCGCCGCTGGCCCAGCTGCTGCCGCTGCCGTTGTCGAAGAGCAAACCGAGTTCAACGTCGTCCTGCTGGAAGCTGGTGACAAGAAGGTCAACGTGATCAAGGCAGTTCGTGAACTGACCGGTCTGGGCCTGAAAGAAGCCAAAGAGAAAGTAGACGGCGCTCCTCAGGTTGTCGCTGAAGGCGTTTCGAAAGAAGCTGCTGAAGACGCCAAGAAGAAGCTGGAAGAAGCAGGCGCTAAAGTCGAGCTGAAGTAATTTCGACTGTGCGACTCCAGCCTGAGCGTTAAGCGCGAGGCTGACGGCTGGTGGCTTAGGCCACCGGCCTTTTTCCGTTATTGGCGGGCGATTGTTTCGACCCTGATGACGTGCGGTATACACCCATAGTGGGTGACGCAAACCATGGGGTTTGCACGATTTTCTGGCTGCTCCCGCCGGGAGAAGCCAAACAAGCAGGTGACCAAGCTGGGGAACGCTGATGGCTTACTCATACACTGAGAAAAAACGTATCCGCAAGGACTTTAGCAAGTTGCCGGACGTCATGGATGTGCCTTACCTCCTGGCCATCCAGCTGGATTCGTATCGAGAATTCCTGCAAGCGGGAGCATCCAAGGAGCAGTTCCGCGATGTCGGTCTGCACGCGGCCTTCAAATCGGTATTCCCGATCATCAGCTACTCCGGCAATGCTGCCCTGGAGTACGTAGGCTATCGCCTCGGTGAGCCGGCCTTCGATGTCAAGGAGTGCGTCCTTCGTGGTGTGACTTTCGCAGTCCCGCTGCGGGTGAAAGTGCGCCTGATCATTTTCGACAAAGAATCGTCGAACAAAGCGATCAAGGACATCAAAGAGCAAGAAGTCTACATGGGTGAAATTCCCCTGATGACTGAGAACGGTACGTTCGTTATCAACGGTACCGAGCGTGTGATCGTTTCCCAGCTGCACCGTTCGCCAGGCGTGTTCTTCGACCACGACCGCGGCAAGACTCACAGCTCCGGTAAACTGCTGTACTCCGCGCGCATCATTCCTTACCGCGGTTCGTGGTTGGACTTCGAGTTCGACCCTAAAGACTGCGTGTTCGTCCGTATCGACCGTCGCCGCAAACTGCCGGCGTCGGTGCTGCTGCGCGCGCTCGGCTACACCACCGAGGAAATCCTCAACACCTTCTACACCACCAACGTCTTCCATATTTCCGGCGAGCAACTCAGCCTGGAACTGGTGCCGCAGCGTCTGCGTGGTGAAGTGGCAGTCATGGACATCCATGACGAAACCGGCAAGGTCATCGTCGAGCAGGGCCGTCGCATCACCGCCCGCCATATCAACCAGCTCGAAAAAGCTGGCGTGAAAGAGCTCGCGGTGCCGATGGAGTATGTCCTGGGCCGTACCACTGCCAAGGCCATTGTGCATCCGGCGACCGGAGAGATCCTCGCCGAGTGCAACACCGAGCTGACCGCCGACCTGCTGGTCAAGGTCGCCAAGGCTCAGGTCGTGCGTATCGAGACGTTGTACACCAACGACATCGACTGCGGTCCTTTCATCGCCGACACCCTGAAGATCGACACCACCGGCAATCAGCTGGAAGCCCTGGTCGAAATCTACCGGATGATGCGTCCTGGCGAGCCGCCAACCAAGGATGCTGCCGAGACCCTGTTCAACAACCTGTTCTTCAGCGCCGAGCGTTACGACCTGTCCGCCGTTGGTCGCATGAAGTTCAACCGTCGTATCGGTCGCACCGAGATCGAAGGTTCTGGTGTGCTGAGCAAGGAAGATATCGTCGAAGTCCTCAAGACTCTGGTCGATATCCGTAACGGCAAAGGCATCGTCGACGACATCGACCACCTCGGTAACCGTCGCGTGCGTTGCGTCGGCGAGATGGCCGAGAACCAGTTCCGTGTTGGCCTGGTGCGCGTAGAGCGTGCGGTCAAGGAACGT
It includes:
- the rplA gene encoding 50S ribosomal protein L1 codes for the protein MAKLTKRQKAIAEKIEAGKAYNFEEAATLLASLPAAKFVESFDIAVNLGVDPRKSDQVVRSATVLPHGTGKTVRVAVFTQGPAAEAALAAGADRVGMDDLAAEMKGGDLNYDVVIASPDAMRVVGQLGQVLGPRGLMPNPKVGTVTPDVAGAVKNAKAGQVRYRTDKNGIIHTSVGKIGFEAGKLKENVEALIADLKRIKPASSKGIYVKRVTLSTTMGPGLVIDQSSLDV
- the nusG gene encoding transcription termination/antitermination protein NusG, which produces MAKRWYVVHAYSGYEKHVMRSLIERVKLAGIEDVFGEILVPTEEVVEMRNGQKRKSERKFFPGYVLVQMEMNEETWHLVKDTPRVMGFIGGTADKPAPITDKEAEAILRRVADGSAKPKPKTLFEPGETVRVIDGPFADFNGAVEEVNYEKSRLQVAVLIFGRSTPVELEFSQVEKV
- a CDS encoding pantothenate kinase translates to MILELDCGNSFIKWRVIFAADACVVAGGIVDSDQALLDAIRSVTALHLSACRMVSVRSEDETASLCAQLERAFGITALVAEPAREMAGVRNGYDDYQRLGMDRWLAALGGYHLAGGACLVIDFGTAAKADFVAADGQHLGGYICPGMPLMRTQLRTHTRRIRYDDASAERALASLEPGRSTVEAVERGCVMMLQGFARSQIEQAQALWGDDYTLFLTGGDAPLVRSAAPQGRIVPDLVFVGLAMACPLN
- the rplL gene encoding 50S ribosomal protein L7/L12 — translated: MSLTNEQIIEAIGQKTVLEVVELIKAMEETFGVTAAVAAAGPAAAAAVVEEQTEFNVVLLEAGDKKVNVIKAVRELTGLGLKEAKEKVDGAPQVVAEGVSKEAAEDAKKKLEEAGAKVELK
- the rplK gene encoding 50S ribosomal protein L11, which translates into the protein MAKKIQAYIKLQVKAGQANPSPPVGPALGQHGVNIMEFCKAFNARTQGQEAGLPTPVIITVYSDRSFTFETKSTPASVLLKKAAGLASGSARPNTVKVGTVTRAQLEEIAKTKQADLTSADLDAAVRTIAGSARSMGLNVEGV
- the secE gene encoding preprotein translocase subunit SecE, translating into MTPKTEAQETRFDLFKWLAVVALVVVGVVGNQYYSAAPILYRVLALLALAAVAGFIALQTAKGRSFFTLAKEARAEIRKVVWPTRQETMQTTLIVVVVVLVMALLLWGLDSLLGWLVSLIVG
- the rplJ gene encoding 50S ribosomal protein L10, encoding MAIKLEDKKAIVAEVNEAAKVALSAVVADARGVTVSAMTGLRKEAREAGVYVRVVRNTLLKRAVADTEFSILNDAFTGPTLIAFSNEHPGAAARLFKEFAKGQEKFEIKAAAFDGNFIAANQIDVLATLPTRDEAIAKLMSVIQGATSKLARTLAAVRDQKEAAAA
- the birA gene encoding bifunctional biotin--[acetyl-CoA-carboxylase] ligase/biotin operon repressor BirA — translated: MLKLLSLLRDGRFHSGEDLGTALGISRSAVWKQLQNLESELNLTIYKVRGRGYKLSEPLHLLDAQVILSDASHAPWPVFVHEEIDSTNAEGLRMAAQGQPTPFVVLAERQSAGRGRRGRQWISPFAENLYYSAVLRIEGGMRQLEGLSLVVGLVVMRVLSNLNVKHVGLKWPNDVLVADRKVAGILLELVGDPADVCHVVLGIGVNVNMQSTDQVDQPWTSMRCETGALVDRNHLVAMLSGELERELKRHQTHGFAAFQVEWEQAHLWQGRSVSLIAGASRVDGVVKGVDVHGGLRLDIDGKEKSFSGGELSLRLRDDS